A genome region from Alicyclobacillus acidocaldarius subsp. acidocaldarius DSM 446 includes the following:
- the rplS gene encoding 50S ribosomal protein L19, protein MNLLRSVVEDQLRKDIPDFRPGDTVRVHVKVREGGRERIQVFEGVVIRRRGSGISETYTVRKVSYGVGVERTFPLHSPKVDKIEVVRRGKVRRAKLHYLRGLSGKAARIAEVRR, encoded by the coding sequence ATGAACTTGCTACGTTCAGTGGTGGAAGACCAACTCCGCAAGGACATTCCGGATTTCCGCCCAGGAGATACGGTGCGGGTTCACGTCAAAGTCCGTGAAGGCGGGCGTGAGCGCATTCAGGTCTTCGAAGGCGTGGTGATTCGGCGCCGCGGGAGCGGCATCAGCGAAACCTACACGGTCCGCAAGGTTTCCTACGGAGTCGGAGTCGAACGGACGTTTCCGCTGCATTCACCAAAGGTGGACAAGATTGAAGTGGTCCGCCGAGGCAAGGTGCGTCGAGCCAAGCTGCATTATCTTCGCGGGCTGTCCGGCAAGGCGGCGCGGATCGCAGAAGTTCGACGGTAA
- the ylqF gene encoding ribosome biogenesis GTPase YlqF: MEGDRRLPIQWFPGHMAKAKRLMAEELRGIDVVVELADARLPVSSRSPVLDELARNKPRLMVLTRVDLADPHCTEQWVERFQREGVIAIPVNARTGQGLREFRRALDEFVEAKMNRARARGIERAVTRGMICGIPNVGKSTFVNQLAGRAVAKTGDRPGVTRSLQWIRVGRTELLDTPGVLAPKLANDEQGLKLAASGAVKEEIFEAYEVCAYVLAYLSGRYPDALAKRYGLRVETPIEWTNLQDVWPAVQPWFEHIGRARGALVAGGAVDEERVAKMVIRDFQEGRLGPVSLEWPED, translated from the coding sequence ATGGAAGGTGATAGAAGATTGCCTATTCAGTGGTTTCCAGGGCACATGGCGAAAGCCAAGCGGCTGATGGCAGAGGAACTCCGCGGCATTGACGTCGTTGTGGAGTTGGCCGACGCGCGGCTGCCCGTGTCTAGCCGAAGCCCCGTTCTCGACGAACTCGCGCGAAACAAGCCTAGGCTCATGGTCCTGACGCGGGTGGATCTCGCGGATCCCCATTGCACCGAACAGTGGGTCGAACGGTTTCAACGTGAAGGCGTGATCGCCATTCCCGTCAACGCCAGAACAGGACAAGGCCTGCGCGAATTCAGGCGTGCACTCGATGAATTTGTGGAGGCCAAGATGAATCGGGCCCGCGCGCGCGGGATCGAGAGGGCGGTCACGCGCGGGATGATCTGTGGAATTCCGAACGTGGGGAAGTCTACGTTCGTCAATCAGCTTGCGGGACGTGCCGTAGCCAAGACGGGGGATCGGCCGGGTGTGACGCGTTCCTTGCAGTGGATTCGCGTCGGGCGCACCGAGTTGCTCGACACGCCGGGGGTTCTCGCGCCAAAGCTCGCGAATGACGAGCAGGGGCTGAAACTAGCGGCGAGTGGAGCCGTCAAGGAAGAAATCTTTGAGGCTTACGAAGTGTGCGCCTATGTGCTCGCCTATCTGAGCGGGCGGTATCCAGACGCATTGGCCAAGCGGTACGGTCTCCGCGTGGAGACGCCCATCGAGTGGACGAACCTCCAGGACGTTTGGCCAGCCGTCCAGCCGTGGTTTGAACACATTGGCCGGGCGCGCGGAGCACTTGTCGCTGGGGGAGCCGTCGACGAGGAACGCGTCGCGAAGATGGTGATCCGCGACTTCCAGGAAGGTCGGCTTGGGCCCGTGTCGCTCGAGTGGCCTGAAGATTGA
- a CDS encoding ribonuclease HII, whose amino-acid sequence MDGWMRRYRLDLALSGGCRTAGVDEVGRGCIAGPVVAASVVLPLERETYEELKDVMDSKQLKPDVRERLADRIRAKALAVGIGMASPEEIDRLNILQATQLAMKRSLDALDIPVDLALVDGNRGFRHRVPVLPVVDGDARSLLVAAASVIAKVFRDRLMAKLDEGFPGYGFSEHVGYGTRAHLEALRRLGPSVVHRLSFAPVRACVGEKEQMSYGS is encoded by the coding sequence ATGGACGGGTGGATGAGGCGTTATCGACTGGATCTGGCGCTTAGCGGTGGTTGTCGAACGGCCGGCGTCGACGAGGTCGGTCGGGGGTGCATTGCCGGTCCAGTTGTCGCGGCGAGTGTCGTTCTTCCGTTGGAACGGGAGACGTATGAGGAATTGAAAGATGTCATGGATTCCAAGCAACTGAAGCCGGACGTGCGGGAGCGCCTGGCGGATCGCATTCGAGCGAAGGCTCTCGCCGTCGGCATCGGGATGGCGAGCCCTGAAGAAATCGACCGGTTGAACATCCTGCAGGCGACCCAGCTTGCCATGAAGCGGTCACTCGATGCCCTGGACATTCCCGTCGATCTGGCGCTGGTGGACGGGAACCGCGGGTTTCGGCATCGCGTCCCCGTGTTGCCGGTGGTGGACGGAGACGCGCGATCGTTGCTCGTCGCTGCGGCGTCCGTGATCGCCAAGGTTTTCCGCGATCGGCTCATGGCGAAGCTGGATGAGGGTTTTCCGGGATACGGTTTTTCAGAGCACGTGGGGTACGGCACGCGCGCTCATTTGGAAGCGCTGCGGCGCCTTGGGCCCTCGGTGGTACATCGACTTTCGTTCGCCCCCGTGCGCGCGTGCGTGGGCGAGAAGGAGCAGATGAGCTATGGATCCTAG
- a CDS encoding EscU/YscU/HrcU family type III secretion system export apparatus switch protein codes for MQRAERAVALRYDAQKDLAPRVVAKGAEEVAKAIVRTAEGHRVPVVEQTELVDALFALEVDQVIPPELYQAVAEILAYIYRFRRA; via the coding sequence ATGCAACGCGCTGAACGAGCAGTGGCGCTCCGATACGACGCCCAAAAGGATCTGGCACCTCGTGTGGTCGCGAAGGGCGCGGAAGAGGTTGCAAAAGCTATCGTGCGTACGGCCGAGGGACACCGCGTCCCCGTGGTGGAGCAGACGGAACTGGTTGATGCACTGTTCGCACTGGAAGTCGATCAAGTCATTCCGCCCGAGTTGTATCAGGCGGTCGCCGAAATCTTGGCCTACATTTATCGTTTCCGCAGAGCGTGA
- a CDS encoding YraN family protein, producing MNRRELGTLGESFVGQYLERCLGWRVIEKNWRTRFGELDLIAENEDELVAVEVKTRTSPIDGDPIYALRPAQIPKLVAALTAYAARADRWSVFALDVVGITWKDGVVVGFRHERLYPQ from the coding sequence GTGAATCGGCGCGAACTTGGAACCCTTGGGGAGTCGTTTGTGGGCCAGTACCTCGAGCGTTGCCTGGGCTGGCGCGTGATCGAGAAAAATTGGAGAACTCGCTTCGGCGAGTTGGACCTCATTGCGGAAAACGAAGACGAGCTCGTGGCTGTCGAGGTCAAGACCCGCACGTCACCCATCGACGGCGATCCAATATACGCGCTGCGCCCAGCGCAAATTCCAAAATTAGTCGCGGCTCTGACGGCCTATGCAGCGCGTGCCGACCGATGGTCGGTGTTTGCGCTGGACGTCGTGGGTATCACGTGGAAGGATGGCGTCGTCGTCGGTTTTCGGCACGAACGCCTCTATCCGCAGTGA
- a CDS encoding ATP-binding protein, which yields MLGYAFGAIRHGADVQIVRVQADVGPGFPRFTIVGLPDSSVSEAKARIRSAFHHAGLPFPKGRITVNLQPASLKKQGSWLDLAIAVAILRASASPSIPHDSTVFVAELSLDGGLVPQSGLSAIGLRMRDEGLSSLCVSTDQRLPWPFDNMFHMMRAADLADVVTQLRQSQVHAVRSPARNVTLPETTRFVPPLNGHPVELRLLAICAAGRHTLLMVGSPGVGKTTLADAFAHLLPDLTEDEALEVAAWQEIANPDYAFTLRPPVRRPHHAISARGLLGGGRWGTPGEVTLAHRGVLLLDEMLEFSHASLNALREPMDRGAIECTVNGKPTLFPASFQLIATANPCPCGYRGYGDCSCHDLDVRRYWTRCPGPILDRIDIVHHVNRDTGREQGGASLDAWVERVREATALLASSSGRTSTLSDDAHRVLRRACDRLRASERDREKIAALATTIAALEGRDEVLAPHVEEAIVWRRPGSLSPVRNAIT from the coding sequence GTGTTGGGATATGCGTTCGGCGCCATCCGCCACGGAGCCGACGTTCAAATCGTCCGAGTCCAAGCCGATGTGGGGCCAGGCTTTCCCCGCTTCACTATCGTGGGCCTTCCCGACTCCTCTGTCAGTGAAGCAAAAGCCCGAATCCGTTCCGCGTTCCATCACGCTGGGCTCCCTTTCCCAAAGGGCAGGATCACCGTCAATTTACAGCCCGCCAGCCTGAAAAAGCAAGGCTCCTGGCTCGATCTCGCCATCGCCGTCGCGATTCTCCGCGCATCGGCATCGCCGTCCATACCTCACGATTCCACGGTCTTCGTCGCCGAACTCTCGCTCGACGGCGGACTCGTGCCTCAATCGGGCCTCAGCGCCATCGGACTGCGCATGCGCGACGAAGGACTCTCTTCCCTTTGCGTGAGCACCGACCAACGTCTTCCATGGCCGTTTGACAACATGTTTCACATGATGCGGGCTGCGGACCTCGCCGATGTCGTGACGCAACTTCGACAGTCCCAGGTCCACGCTGTAAGATCTCCCGCGCGCAACGTCACGCTCCCCGAAACCACCCGCTTCGTACCCCCACTCAACGGACATCCCGTGGAACTGAGATTGCTCGCCATCTGCGCGGCCGGTCGGCACACGCTCCTCATGGTCGGATCGCCAGGCGTGGGAAAGACGACGCTGGCGGACGCTTTTGCCCATCTACTTCCCGACCTCACAGAGGACGAAGCACTTGAAGTCGCAGCGTGGCAGGAGATTGCGAATCCTGACTACGCATTCACCCTGCGGCCGCCAGTGCGAAGACCTCACCATGCCATCTCGGCGAGGGGATTGCTGGGAGGAGGCCGATGGGGAACACCAGGGGAAGTCACGTTGGCACACCGTGGTGTTCTCCTGTTGGATGAGATGCTGGAGTTCTCGCACGCCTCGTTGAATGCGCTGAGAGAACCCATGGACAGGGGTGCCATCGAATGTACGGTCAACGGCAAGCCTACCCTGTTTCCGGCTTCGTTTCAGCTTATCGCGACCGCCAACCCTTGCCCGTGCGGATATCGCGGATATGGAGACTGCTCGTGTCATGATCTGGACGTTCGAAGGTACTGGACGCGCTGTCCCGGCCCGATTCTTGACCGCATCGATATCGTGCACCACGTGAACCGCGACACAGGTCGCGAGCAAGGCGGCGCGTCGCTCGACGCCTGGGTCGAGAGGGTCCGCGAAGCCACAGCGCTTCTCGCGAGCTCCTCGGGCAGAACATCCACCCTCTCGGACGACGCGCATCGAGTCTTGCGGCGCGCGTGCGATCGGCTCCGCGCGTCCGAGCGAGATCGGGAGAAAATCGCGGCGCTCGCGACCACCATCGCCGCACTCGAAGGGCGAGACGAAGTCCTGGCTCCTCACGTGGAAGAGGCCATCGTCTGGCGTCGTCCAGGATCTCTGTCTCCCGTGCGAAATGCGATCACGTAA
- the sucC gene encoding ADP-forming succinate--CoA ligase subunit beta produces the protein MNIHEYQAKAILAEFGVKVPRGKVAFTVEEAVEAAKELGGKAVVKAQIHAGGRGKAGGVKVSKSLEEVEANARELLGKRLVTHQTGPQGRIVRRLLIEELTNIQKEYYIGLVLDRSQGRLVMMASQEGGVEIEEVAAKHPEKIFRETIDPLTGLTPFQANNLAYKLELPQDAVKKAAQFMMALYNAYVAKDCSIAEINPLVLTAEGDIIALDAKLNFDDNALYRHPEIVSLRDEDEEDPKEIEASKYGLSYIALDGNIGCMVNGAGLAMATMDTIKYYGGEPANFLDVGGGASEEKVTAAFKIILSDPKVKGILVNIFGGIMKCDVIANGVVAAAKQVGLDKPLVVRLEGTNVEAGKKILNESGLKLVAADSLADAAQKIVALV, from the coding sequence GTGAACATCCACGAGTATCAAGCGAAGGCCATTCTGGCTGAATTCGGCGTCAAAGTCCCGCGCGGCAAAGTGGCTTTCACGGTTGAAGAGGCTGTGGAAGCGGCAAAAGAACTTGGTGGCAAGGCTGTAGTAAAGGCTCAAATTCATGCAGGCGGGCGCGGCAAGGCGGGTGGCGTCAAAGTCTCGAAGTCCCTGGAGGAGGTCGAGGCGAACGCCCGCGAGCTTCTCGGCAAGCGGCTCGTCACGCACCAAACGGGACCGCAGGGCCGAATTGTACGGCGACTGCTCATCGAAGAGCTCACGAATATCCAGAAGGAGTACTACATAGGCCTCGTTCTTGACCGATCCCAGGGACGCTTGGTGATGATGGCCTCCCAGGAGGGCGGCGTCGAGATCGAAGAGGTAGCTGCAAAACACCCGGAAAAGATTTTCCGTGAGACCATTGATCCACTGACGGGGCTCACGCCGTTCCAGGCGAACAACCTCGCGTACAAGCTTGAGCTGCCTCAGGATGCGGTGAAAAAGGCCGCTCAATTCATGATGGCGCTTTACAACGCGTACGTCGCGAAGGATTGCTCCATCGCGGAGATCAATCCGCTGGTACTGACAGCGGAAGGCGACATCATCGCCCTGGATGCGAAGCTCAACTTCGACGACAATGCTTTGTACCGGCATCCCGAGATCGTCAGCCTGCGCGACGAGGACGAAGAAGATCCGAAGGAAATCGAAGCCTCGAAATACGGTTTGAGTTACATCGCGCTGGACGGCAACATTGGATGCATGGTGAATGGTGCGGGCCTGGCCATGGCCACGATGGACACCATCAAGTATTACGGCGGAGAGCCTGCGAACTTCCTGGACGTCGGTGGAGGCGCCAGCGAAGAGAAAGTGACGGCGGCGTTCAAAATCATCCTGTCGGATCCTAAAGTGAAAGGTATCCTCGTCAACATCTTCGGCGGCATCATGAAGTGCGACGTGATCGCAAACGGCGTGGTCGCAGCGGCCAAGCAGGTCGGCCTGGACAAGCCGCTCGTGGTGCGCCTCGAGGGCACGAACGTCGAAGCCGGAAAGAAAATCTTGAACGAATCGGGTCTGAAGTTGGTGGCGGCTGATTCGCTCGCTGACGCTGCCCAAAAGATCGTGGCGCTGGTCTGA
- the sucD gene encoding succinate--CoA ligase subunit alpha has translation MSILVNKETRVITQGITGSAGLFHTQQALAYGTKVVGGTSPGKGGTKVEGLPVFNTVEEAVRETGANASVIYVPPAFAADAIMEAVAAGIELVVCITEGIPILDMVKVKRYMEGKKTRLIGPNCPGVITPNECKIGIMPGYIHTPGKIGVVSRSGTLTYEAVYQLTQLGLGQSTAVGIGGDPVNGTNFVDVLKMFNDDPDTEAVIMIGEIGGSAEEEAAEWIKANMKKPVVGFIAGATAPPGRRMGHAGAIVSGGSGTAQSKIEKMKACGIRVAPTPSEMGSTLYQVLEERGLLERCKS, from the coding sequence ATGAGCATTCTGGTGAACAAGGAAACGCGCGTCATTACCCAGGGCATCACGGGATCTGCCGGTCTGTTTCACACGCAGCAGGCGCTTGCCTACGGCACGAAGGTCGTGGGTGGCACCTCCCCAGGGAAGGGCGGCACAAAGGTCGAGGGATTGCCGGTCTTCAACACGGTTGAGGAGGCCGTGCGCGAGACGGGCGCAAATGCGTCGGTCATTTACGTTCCGCCTGCATTCGCCGCGGACGCCATCATGGAGGCCGTTGCGGCCGGAATCGAACTTGTCGTGTGCATCACGGAAGGTATTCCGATTCTTGATATGGTGAAGGTCAAGCGGTACATGGAGGGCAAGAAGACGCGGCTCATTGGCCCGAACTGTCCTGGCGTGATCACGCCGAACGAGTGCAAGATCGGCATCATGCCTGGATACATTCACACGCCTGGAAAAATCGGCGTCGTGTCTCGCTCGGGAACGCTGACCTACGAAGCCGTGTACCAGTTGACGCAGCTCGGGCTCGGCCAGTCGACGGCCGTCGGGATCGGCGGCGATCCGGTCAACGGGACAAACTTTGTCGACGTGCTGAAGATGTTCAACGACGACCCGGATACCGAAGCCGTGATCATGATCGGCGAGATCGGTGGATCGGCGGAAGAAGAAGCGGCAGAGTGGATTAAGGCCAACATGAAAAAGCCCGTCGTTGGCTTTATCGCGGGTGCCACAGCCCCTCCGGGAAGGCGGATGGGTCATGCGGGGGCGATTGTGTCCGGTGGTTCCGGCACGGCGCAGTCCAAGATCGAGAAGATGAAGGCGTGCGGCATCCGAGTGGCTCCCACCCCGTCTGAGATGGGCTCGACGTTGTATCAGGTGCTGGAAGAGCGCGGCTTGCTCGAGCGCTGCAAGTCGTGA
- the dprA gene encoding DNA-processing protein DprA — MGDAELAIVWSLCPGLAPSTLRRLVRAFGGIRPFHEARVADWTAYGGVDAAQASRMDAWRRAEPSADRLKLQLEHRGIFVLARGAEDYPSRLSDLPDPPMVVFVQGRKDLLAPQRATFGIVGTRRMTSYGMEAARWIAGEIARRDAVIVSGLAMGVDATAHAATLEMGGDTVAVLGCGIDRCYPPSNRRLYDQIASTGTLVSEYPPGTPVRKHHFPERNRLIAALSEAVIVVQAGDRSGALITAQCALDLGRDVYAVPGPITSRASRGVNRLLFDGAIPLVDPNDLFPEPADVEIAGSWKIPAHLEPCYRALARHQPIRAGELAAVADLDLGYVFGALLEMELACMVTRHPDGTYHIRPNAAECSR; from the coding sequence TTGGGCGACGCGGAACTGGCCATCGTGTGGTCGCTGTGTCCGGGGCTCGCGCCTAGCACCTTGCGGCGCCTGGTGCGCGCATTCGGCGGCATTCGGCCGTTTCACGAGGCGCGGGTGGCAGACTGGACGGCGTATGGAGGCGTGGATGCGGCGCAGGCGAGTCGGATGGACGCTTGGCGCCGAGCTGAGCCGTCGGCGGATCGGCTCAAGTTACAGTTGGAACATCGCGGCATTTTCGTGCTCGCGCGCGGCGCGGAGGATTATCCAAGCCGTTTGTCGGACCTTCCGGATCCCCCGATGGTTGTGTTCGTGCAGGGGCGGAAGGATCTCCTCGCTCCTCAACGAGCCACGTTCGGAATCGTCGGGACGCGGCGGATGACCAGTTACGGCATGGAAGCGGCGCGTTGGATCGCAGGGGAGATTGCGCGACGGGACGCGGTGATCGTGTCGGGCCTCGCCATGGGCGTCGACGCGACTGCGCATGCCGCGACTCTCGAGATGGGGGGTGATACCGTCGCTGTGTTGGGATGTGGCATCGATCGATGCTATCCGCCTTCGAATCGGCGGCTCTACGATCAAATCGCGTCCACGGGGACGCTCGTCAGCGAGTACCCACCCGGCACGCCCGTCCGCAAACATCACTTTCCTGAGCGCAACCGGTTGATTGCGGCGTTGAGCGAGGCGGTGATCGTCGTGCAGGCGGGTGACAGAAGCGGTGCGCTGATCACGGCGCAATGCGCGCTCGATCTGGGGCGCGACGTGTATGCCGTTCCTGGCCCCATCACGTCGCGGGCCAGTCGGGGCGTCAACCGCCTGCTCTTCGATGGTGCCATCCCGCTCGTCGACCCAAACGACCTATTTCCTGAGCCGGCGGACGTCGAGATCGCAGGTTCATGGAAAATCCCCGCTCACCTCGAGCCGTGCTATCGGGCGCTCGCGCGGCATCAGCCCATCCGCGCAGGAGAGCTCGCCGCCGTCGCCGATCTCGACCTCGGGTATGTGTTCGGCGCGCTGCTGGAGATGGAACTCGCATGCATGGTCACACGGCACCCGGATGGAACGTATCACATTCGGCCGAACGCAGCGGAATGTTCTCGCTAA
- a CDS encoding L,D-transpeptidase family protein has product MRGHRSARVDLARIFVVSTSALLSLWVSEPRCEGATLNLMNEAQPGMPEFAGISESSVWTLGDRGEPIWALHVVLAELGYLPCRYHAVIPTDRLYAQNWEHAPLGYWTWNSPDVPPELERAWNPDQYTEITKGAVMRFEADHGLRVDGYTGPRVRRTLEIALALHLTATQPYRLVMVDQSIPQQLRVWEDGRGVIFQTACSTGVPAAPTQPGVHAIFLRNREQTMQGIGPSGRPYRVERVPYVSFFYGEQAIHGFQRRTYGQPQSAGCVELPIQAAKRVWELTGYGTLVVISPITMRGTE; this is encoded by the coding sequence ATGAGGGGTCATCGCAGTGCACGCGTGGATCTGGCTCGCATCTTCGTCGTGAGCACATCGGCCCTCTTGAGCCTGTGGGTGTCCGAACCTCGCTGCGAGGGCGCCACGCTCAACTTGATGAACGAGGCTCAGCCAGGGATGCCAGAATTCGCCGGCATTTCGGAGTCCTCGGTGTGGACGCTGGGCGATCGCGGCGAGCCCATTTGGGCCTTGCACGTCGTCCTCGCAGAACTTGGTTACCTTCCGTGCAGGTATCACGCGGTCATACCGACGGATCGCCTGTATGCTCAGAATTGGGAGCACGCTCCGCTAGGCTATTGGACTTGGAATTCGCCCGACGTCCCTCCTGAACTTGAACGGGCGTGGAATCCGGACCAGTACACGGAGATCACGAAGGGCGCGGTGATGCGATTTGAGGCCGATCACGGCCTTCGAGTGGATGGCTACACCGGCCCTCGCGTTCGTCGGACGCTCGAGATCGCACTGGCGCTTCATCTCACGGCGACTCAGCCGTATCGCTTGGTGATGGTTGATCAGTCCATCCCGCAACAGCTTCGCGTATGGGAAGATGGCCGTGGCGTGATCTTTCAAACGGCGTGCAGCACAGGCGTGCCGGCCGCCCCGACCCAACCGGGGGTTCACGCCATCTTCTTGCGCAACCGAGAACAGACCATGCAGGGCATCGGCCCAAGTGGCCGCCCCTATCGAGTGGAGCGCGTGCCCTATGTGAGCTTCTTCTATGGCGAACAGGCCATCCACGGCTTTCAGCGCCGAACGTACGGCCAGCCGCAGAGCGCAGGCTGCGTGGAGCTTCCGATTCAAGCCGCGAAGCGCGTCTGGGAACTTACGGGATATGGCACGCTGGTCGTGATCTCGCCCATCACGATGCGTGGAACGGAGTAG
- a CDS encoding cell wall hydrolase gives MQFRSWCVAGCAMALTVALGVSNAFAETITVEPGQSLWTIAHSHGLPVQLVESANPNVNPLNLPIGSSIRIPEVEDVTVKPGDTLFLIGKRFGVSTSEMLAANPAANPLNLQIGSTVRVPVGLSQPSHAAQAHVAASIPATGSDLYWLEHVIHAEAGGEPLQAQIAVGDVIMHRIAAGGYGSTVQQVVFQVSDGHYQFESVANGYIDSQPDAQNVQAALDVLKGDDVVPGALVFYNPSETPSGSWVWQQPVVAEIGHLVFAK, from the coding sequence ATGCAGTTTCGATCGTGGTGTGTCGCAGGATGCGCCATGGCCCTGACAGTCGCACTCGGCGTGTCGAACGCCTTTGCGGAGACCATCACCGTCGAGCCGGGGCAGTCTCTGTGGACCATCGCTCATTCGCACGGCCTGCCTGTGCAGCTTGTGGAGTCCGCAAACCCGAACGTCAATCCGCTGAATTTGCCGATTGGCAGCTCCATACGCATTCCCGAGGTGGAAGACGTTACGGTAAAGCCCGGAGACACGCTGTTCCTCATCGGAAAGCGATTTGGCGTTTCGACCAGCGAGATGTTAGCCGCCAATCCTGCCGCTAATCCCCTCAATCTGCAGATTGGGTCCACGGTCCGCGTACCGGTTGGCCTGTCTCAGCCTTCGCACGCCGCACAGGCCCATGTTGCCGCATCCATTCCCGCCACAGGTAGCGACCTCTACTGGTTGGAGCACGTCATCCACGCGGAAGCCGGGGGAGAGCCGCTTCAGGCTCAGATCGCCGTCGGCGACGTGATCATGCATCGAATTGCCGCGGGTGGATACGGGAGCACGGTGCAGCAGGTCGTGTTTCAAGTGAGCGACGGTCACTACCAGTTCGAAAGCGTCGCGAACGGCTACATCGATTCGCAGCCCGACGCGCAGAATGTGCAGGCTGCGCTCGACGTCTTGAAGGGTGACGATGTGGTGCCGGGGGCGTTGGTGTTCTACAATCCTTCCGAAACACCTTCCGGCAGCTGGGTTTGGCAGCAGCCTGTGGTTGCCGAGATTGGTCACCTCGTCTTTGCGAAGTGA
- a CDS encoding MYG1 family protein, translating to MKIGTHHGKFHADEVFAVAILRKLYPDARIVRTRNKSVLAQCDLVVDVGGGPYDHHSVQKVHRPNGIPYAAAGLIWRDFGDRFLEALGVEREEDRALVSSNIDDKLFQAIDAIDNGIDLERDMRIKGISELVGSFNPPWNSQEDENRAFERALDFATQILMNYANHEISRLQATEIVKAAYAARKEPALLVLPTCCPWTETLLEIDPAGEVLYVAFPDKTGQYRLQVVPKGPGTFEARKPLPSEWAGKEGEELVSICGVEDAVFCHPARFIAGAESLDGILQMAEEALAAEPSNP from the coding sequence ATGAAAATAGGTACGCACCATGGAAAGTTCCATGCCGATGAAGTGTTCGCCGTCGCGATACTGAGAAAACTATATCCAGACGCCCGCATCGTACGCACGAGAAACAAGTCCGTGCTGGCGCAATGCGATCTCGTCGTCGACGTCGGCGGAGGCCCGTACGATCACCACAGCGTGCAAAAGGTACACCGCCCGAACGGAATCCCCTATGCCGCGGCCGGCCTCATCTGGCGGGATTTCGGCGACCGGTTTCTGGAGGCACTCGGTGTGGAGCGGGAAGAGGATCGAGCGCTGGTGTCCAGCAACATCGACGACAAGCTCTTTCAGGCCATCGACGCGATCGACAACGGGATCGACCTGGAGCGGGACATGCGAATCAAGGGAATCTCGGAGCTCGTCGGCTCCTTCAACCCCCCGTGGAACTCGCAGGAGGACGAAAACCGAGCATTCGAGCGAGCTTTGGACTTTGCCACGCAGATTCTGATGAACTACGCGAACCACGAGATCAGCCGGCTTCAGGCGACGGAAATCGTGAAGGCGGCCTATGCGGCTCGCAAGGAGCCCGCGCTTTTGGTCTTGCCGACCTGCTGCCCGTGGACGGAAACGCTGCTCGAAATTGACCCGGCTGGCGAAGTGCTCTATGTAGCATTTCCGGATAAGACAGGTCAATATCGCCTTCAGGTTGTTCCCAAAGGCCCCGGGACATTCGAAGCGCGAAAACCTTTGCCGAGCGAATGGGCGGGAAAGGAAGGTGAAGAGCTCGTTTCCATCTGCGGGGTAGAAGATGCGGTATTTTGCCATCCCGCGCGATTCATCGCAGGTGCAGAGAGTTTGGACGGCATCCTGCAGATGGCGGAAGAAGCGTTGGCGGCCGAACCGTCCAATCCGTGA